A single Candoia aspera isolate rCanAsp1 chromosome 7, rCanAsp1.hap2, whole genome shotgun sequence DNA region contains:
- the IQUB gene encoding IQ and ubiquitin-like domain-containing protein, translating to MYTPFRQMADPEEEANDLAEADNEDQAVEDTSIVKQTEEITDVEDSTKEQTDTIHLNDAGLPSRQEDTPESTTQELGVSEEPMQQQDAATEQVQGLDEFEDQNISQEPAQNVGVAEEQLQRIDAAEDQTTAKEPAREEELVGGLAAAEGLTLGLDRVLPDFQKDVSLFQDFVQEIQPTGVEGALAFESKGVFEGVSEHLPGLAAVVAEACCSEISESVENAIITVKFMLHPDIQIFTKSFNINQNVEQIKQYFAKRLKIPLDVLQFMLLGRTIENYETLWNLGAQPNGTIQLDMFSVDEENFPIKAYKLLHEFYMPDVITVRVQTEPDTFQEVSIEIKRPMFEKPFLGGFRHKQTGTEYHNAGSQTDPKKHPDKEYEEFCRSTQTVVERRKLQQTRNTTSTQMTKIGVYVSNITDKLIEPKEYVTADEYHAQRLNATIVLQTYYRRWLAIQWVNKLKEQLRLRMEWEREEELRKQREKELNMLREYNRRMHPKTKDDFELLYHALELWRQEEVEHINSTFTGAVRKAALCGLLEKETQLIASIGRHKISVAEENQEKAILSFLEKCAEPKRWKAFDGRTTEMDTQFTLRARELLEIYRSISMKDLPQDERLDVLLTLKHTVKEHECNLTHEIVELIDREADLMMRAVKECNLQGLRQRICTLFLQYIKTPLFNPEVARLLKVPADPMKLYHNIHFCLGCKKYLPSTSFAISASSHAVGRCRLCCKLDNEARKREAFLKYKRMLRNLRESEMKYNDGAKIAFLLQQQDLHYMVENFWGSQSALSAWDDLYDLVMVRWNKWYEWSPWNTILITKDEAEAHLQLNDLEKAYEKVFIHRIKHKQMLARNYFSQFPELAAALHKSDKQTNTDLLVTKSVMTVPPK from the exons ATGTATACTCCTTTCAGGCAAATGGCTGATCCAGAAGAAGAGGCAAATGATCTGGCTGAAGCAGATAATGAAGATCAAGCTGTAGAGGACACTTCTATCgtaaaacaaacagaagaaattACAGATGTTGAAGATTCTACCAAGGAGCAGACGGATACAATACACTTGAATGACGCAGGTCTACCGTCAAGGCAGGAAGACACCCCTGAATCAACAACACAAGAACTGGGTGTTTCTGAGGAACCAATGCAACAGCAGGATGCTGCTACAGAACAAGTACAAGGGCTAGATGAATTTGAGGACCAGAACATTAGTCAGGAACCAGCACAGAATGTAGGTGTTGCTGAGGAGCAGTTGCAGAGGATAGATGCTGCAGAAGATCAAACCACAGCCAAGGAACCAGCCAGAGAGGAAGAGCTAGTTGGTGGTCTGGCTGCAGCTGAAGGATTGACATTGGGGTTGGACAGAGTACtcccagattttcagaaagatgtttCACTGTTCCAAGATTTTGTCCAGGAAATTCAACCAACTGGAGTTGAGGGTGCTTTGGCATTTGAAAGTAAAGGTGTCTTTGAAGGTGTTTCTGAACATCTTCCTGGTTTAGCAGCTGTTGTTGCAGAAGCCTGTTGTTCTGAAATTTCAGAAAGTGTAGAAAATGCTATCATCACAG tTAAATTCATGCTACATCCCGATATCCAGATTTTCACAAAGTCTTTTAACATTAACCAAAATGTGGAGCAAATCAAGCAGTACTTTGCAAAGCGATTAAAAATACCGCTGGATGTTTTACAATTTATGTTGCTAG ggaGAACAATTGAAAATTATGAAACCCTCTGGAATCTTGGTGCGCAACCTAATGGGACAATACAATTGGATATGTTCTCAGTGGATGAAGAAAACTTTCCAATCAAAGCATACAAACTCCTGCATGAATTCTACATGCCTGATGTTATAACTGTTCGAGTTCAAACAG AGCCAGACACATTTCAGGAAGTTTCTATAGAAATTAAAAGACCAATGTTTGAAAAACCATTCTTGGGTGGATTTAGACATAAGCAAACAGGAACAGAATACCATAATGCAGGATCACAGACAGATCCCAAAAAACATCCAGACAAAGAATATGAAGAGTTCTGTAGGTCAACACAG ACAGTggtagaaagaagaaaattacaACAGACCAGAAATACAACTTCCACACAAATGACGAAAATTGGTGTTTATGTGTCAAATATCACTGATAAGCTTATAGAACCAAAAGAATATGTGACAGCTGATGAATATCATGCACAACGACTTAATGCA ACAATTGTGTTACAAACCTATTATCGACGATGGCTAGCTATTCAATGGGTAAACAAACTAAAAGAACAATTAAGGTTGAGAATGGaatgggaaagggaagaagaactaagaaaacagagagagaaggaattaaatATGCTAAGGGAGTATAATCGAAGAATGCATCCTAAAACAAAGGATGATTTTGAATTACTTTATCATGCTTTAGAAT TATGGAGACAAGAGGAAGTTGAGCACATCAACAGCACTTTCACTGGAGCTGTACGGAAAGCGGCTCTCTGTGGACTTTTAGAAAAAGAGACGCAGCTGATTGCTTCCATTGGGAGACATAAAATAAGTGTAGCAGAAGAGAACCAGGAAAAAGCAATCCTGTCCTTTCTGGAAAAG TGTGCAGAACCAAAAAGGTGGAAAGCATTTGATGGCAGAACCACAGAAATGGATACACAATTCACACTGCGGGCCAGGGAATTACTTGAAATCTATCGCAGCATTAGTATGAAAGATCTTCCCCAAGATGAGCGGCTAGATGTGCTGTTAACCCTGAAACATACAGTGAAG GAACATGAATGTAACCTCACACATGAAATAGTGGAATTAATTGATAGAGAAGCAGACCTCATGATGAGGGCAGTGAAGGAATGTAATTTACAAGGACTTCGACAAAGAATCTGTACATTATTTCTTCAGTATATTAAAACACCACTTTTTAATCCAGAGGTTGCAAGACTTCTCAAG GTACCAGCTGATCCAATGAAGCTTTATCACAACATCCACTTTTGCCTTGGTTGCAAAAAATATCTGCCTTCTACTAGTTTTGCCATATCTGCTAGTTCTCACGCCGTCGGCCGGTGTCGTCTGTGCTGCAAGCTGGACAATGAGGCTCGTAAGAGGGAAGCCTTTTTGAAGTACAAACGGATGCTTCGAAATCTCAGAGAGTCTGAAATGAAATATAACGATGGTGCTAAGATTGCCTTTCTACTTCAG CAGCAAGACTTACACTACATGGTTGAAAATTTCTGGGGTTCTCAGTCAGCTCTTAGTGCTTGGGATGATCTCTATGATTTGGTCATGGTTAGGTGGAATAAGTGGTACGAATGGTCTCCCTGGAACACTATTCTCATCACAAAGGATGAAGCTGAAGCTCATCTTCAGCTGAACGATCTTGAAAAG